From one Diorhabda carinulata isolate Delta chromosome 12, icDioCari1.1, whole genome shotgun sequence genomic stretch:
- the LOC130900215 gene encoding Golgi to ER traffic protein 4 homolog isoform X1, with amino-acid sequence MATQGVRGVSRVLEKLEKSVKDGNFYEAHQMYRTLYFRYLAQKRYKELKDMLYNGSVLFLERDQQLSGSDLGIILIDVLEKSEDTDYESWSPKLTRIFRLISSSTPERDTFLAHAIRWSSKGSTHGHPLLHRNIAIVYWEEKCYAQARHHFIYSQDGKGCAKLLIEFQRSQGFKGEADLFIAQTVLQYLCLKNKSTANQTFTSYTEQHPRILRSGPPYLLPLLNFIWFLLQAIESKKLQTFAVLCEQYEPSLKRDPCYVQYLDKIGQIFFGLKPPPQQHGNSFFGNFFENFLSGLDEDSDDDDTPRASTSGITKKKSTIEHDHLD; translated from the exons ATGGCTACACAAGGAGTTCGTGGAGTTTCtagagttttagaaaaattagaaaaatcggTTAAAGATGGAAATTTTTACGAAGCCCATCAAATGTATAGAACATTATATTTCAG ATATTTAGCACAGAAAAGATATAAAGAACTAAAAGATATGCTATATAATGGGTCTGTTTTATTTCTAGAACGCGATCAG CAATTGAGTGGTTCTGACCTAGGTATAATATTAATAGACGTATTGGAAAAATCGGAAGATACAGATTACGAATCTTGGTCTCCAAAACTAACAAGAATATTCCGTCTAATAAGTTCTTCCACTCCGGAACGAGATACATTCTTAGCTCATGCAATACGATGGTCATCTAAAGGGTCAACCCACGGACACCCATTGTTACATAGG aaCATCGCGATTGTGTATTGGGAAGAAAAATGTTATGCACAGGCACgtcatcattttatatattctcaagACGGTAAAGGATGTGCAAAACTTCTTATTGAATTTCAGCGCAGTCAGGGGTTCAAAGGAGAAGCTGATTTGTTTATAGCGCAGACAGTTTTGCAATATTtgtgtttgaaaaataaaagtaccGCGAATCAGACATTCACTAGCTATACAGAACAACATCCCAGGATATTGAGATCCGGCCCGCCATATTTATTACCGTTGCTCAATTTTATTTGGTTCTTGTTACAGGCTATCGAAAG TAAAAAATTGCAAACGTTCGCAGTATTGTGTGAACAATACGAACCATCCTTAAAAAGGGATCCTTGTTATGTACAATATTTGGACAAAATCGGTCAAATTTTCTTCGGTTTGAAACCTCCTCCTCAACAACACGGCAACAGTTTCTTTggaaacttttttgaaaattttcttagcGGATTAGATGAAGATAGCGATGATGATGATACTCCACGAGCTTCTACTTCAGGAATCACAAAGAAGAAATCGACAATAGAGCACGACCACTTGGACTAA
- the LOC130900215 gene encoding Golgi to ER traffic protein 4 homolog isoform X2, which yields MATQGVRGVSRVLEKLEKSVKDGNFYEAHQMYRTLYFRYLAQKRYKELKDMLYNGSVLFLERDQQLSGSDLGIILIDVLEKSEDTDYESWSPKLTRIFRLISSSTPERDTFLAHAIRWSSKGSTHGHPLLHRNIAIVYWEEKCYAQARHHFIYSQDGKGCAKLLIEFQRSQGFKGEADLFIAQTVLQYLCLKNKSTANQTFTSYTEQHPRILRSGPPYLLPLLNFIWFLLQAIESRISITRNPREWKKIDIWSFRGFGVREGASRKEKIKYIHT from the exons ATGGCTACACAAGGAGTTCGTGGAGTTTCtagagttttagaaaaattagaaaaatcggTTAAAGATGGAAATTTTTACGAAGCCCATCAAATGTATAGAACATTATATTTCAG ATATTTAGCACAGAAAAGATATAAAGAACTAAAAGATATGCTATATAATGGGTCTGTTTTATTTCTAGAACGCGATCAG CAATTGAGTGGTTCTGACCTAGGTATAATATTAATAGACGTATTGGAAAAATCGGAAGATACAGATTACGAATCTTGGTCTCCAAAACTAACAAGAATATTCCGTCTAATAAGTTCTTCCACTCCGGAACGAGATACATTCTTAGCTCATGCAATACGATGGTCATCTAAAGGGTCAACCCACGGACACCCATTGTTACATAGG aaCATCGCGATTGTGTATTGGGAAGAAAAATGTTATGCACAGGCACgtcatcattttatatattctcaagACGGTAAAGGATGTGCAAAACTTCTTATTGAATTTCAGCGCAGTCAGGGGTTCAAAGGAGAAGCTGATTTGTTTATAGCGCAGACAGTTTTGCAATATTtgtgtttgaaaaataaaagtaccGCGAATCAGACATTCACTAGCTATACAGAACAACATCCCAGGATATTGAGATCCGGCCCGCCATATTTATTACCGTTGCTCAATTTTATTTGGTTCTTGTTACAGGCTATCGAAAG TAGAATTTCTATTACTCGAAATCCAAGGgagtggaaaaaaattgatatatggAGTTTTAGAGGATTTGGAGTTAGGGAGGGGGCGAGTAGaaaggaaaaaatcaaatacatacacacataa